The proteins below come from a single Deinococcus aestuarii genomic window:
- a CDS encoding phosphatase PAP2 family protein: protein MSTLLSHRHRVRPVALLRLFLGILLPLLVVGLVAEDLLEGQSFAWETPFLLALHSHATPLLNQVALFFTTVGGVTVIAPISAVILVVLWLRGHRLAAFWGLGVAGAAGLNVAMKLLMHRSRPELWPRLVQEHDASFPSGHSMYSAAFVTALILLAWRTPYRWLVLGLGVAFSGLVGFSRLYLGVHYPTDVLCGWLTGAAWVLGVYGVLRPFAPEHGKESTA from the coding sequence ATGAGCACCCTGCTGTCCCATCGCCACCGGGTCCGACCGGTGGCCCTGCTGCGCCTGTTTCTCGGCATCCTGCTGCCCCTGCTGGTCGTGGGGCTCGTGGCCGAGGACCTCCTCGAGGGGCAGAGCTTCGCCTGGGAGACACCCTTCCTGCTCGCGCTGCACAGCCACGCCACCCCGCTGCTCAATCAGGTGGCGCTCTTCTTCACCACCGTCGGCGGCGTGACCGTCATCGCCCCGATCAGCGCCGTGATCCTGGTCGTGTTGTGGCTCAGGGGGCACCGGCTGGCCGCCTTCTGGGGGCTGGGCGTGGCGGGCGCCGCCGGACTGAACGTGGCGATGAAGCTGCTGATGCACCGTTCCCGCCCCGAGTTGTGGCCCCGCCTGGTGCAGGAACACGACGCCAGCTTTCCCAGCGGGCACAGCATGTACAGCGCCGCCTTCGTCACCGCCCTGATCCTGCTCGCCTGGCGCACGCCCTACCGCTGGCTGGTCCTGGGGCTCGGCGTGGCCTTCAGTGGGCTGGTGGGCTTCTCACGGCTGTACCTGGGCGTGCATTATCCCACCGACGTGCTGTGCGGCTGGCTGACCGGCGCGGCCTGGGTGCTGGGCGTGTACGGTGTGCTGCGGCCTTTCGCGCCGGAGCACGGGAAGGAGAGCACCGCATGA
- a CDS encoding PepSY domain-containing protein — protein MRKNVKTVLLTLTALTAVGLPLAGHAFAQGKAPSAQVAQGGQASQDAETNDDQGGAVRGSIQLPDDPQGTEVPDAQEEAQYRSLAKITPTQAQQAAQAAVPGTVTSVKLEDQDGSLVYAVVIGQTEVAVDAGNGQVLRQEAAGQDQGTDQETGGQEGPETGESGTN, from the coding sequence ATGCGCAAGAATGTCAAGACCGTCCTGCTCACCCTCACCGCCCTGACCGCCGTCGGCCTCCCACTCGCCGGGCACGCCTTCGCCCAGGGGAAGGCCCCCTCCGCCCAGGTGGCCCAGGGCGGTCAGGCGAGTCAGGACGCGGAAACCAACGATGACCAGGGCGGCGCCGTGCGGGGCAGCATCCAGCTTCCCGACGACCCGCAGGGCACGGAGGTGCCGGACGCGCAGGAAGAGGCCCAGTACCGTTCGCTGGCGAAGATCACGCCCACTCAGGCCCAGCAGGCCGCTCAGGCCGCCGTGCCCGGCACGGTCACCAGCGTGAAGCTCGAAGACCAGGACGGCAGCCTGGTGTACGCCGTGGTGATCGGCCAGACCGAGGTGGCGGTGGACGCCGGGAACGGCCAGGTCCTGCGCCAGGAGGCCGCCGGTCAGGACCAGGGCACCGACCAGGAGACGGGTGGACAGGAGGGCCCCGAGACGGGCGAGAGCGGCACCAACTGA
- a CDS encoding ComEA family DNA-binding protein: MNRSTSFALLAALTVTGLAGAQSQVAGKTAAPTAQVAKGMTMTGSSCAKVLKARVNLNRASQADLQCLKGVSATTARDIIANRPFKDSGDFSRKIEVIGRKLWNDNRANLTF; the protein is encoded by the coding sequence ATGAACCGTTCCACGAGCTTCGCCCTGCTGGCCGCCCTCACCGTGACGGGTCTCGCCGGCGCCCAGAGCCAGGTGGCAGGCAAGACCGCCGCACCCACCGCCCAGGTGGCCAAGGGGATGACCATGACGGGTTCTTCCTGCGCCAAGGTACTCAAGGCCAGGGTCAACCTGAACAGGGCGAGCCAGGCAGACCTCCAGTGCCTCAAGGGCGTGTCCGCCACCACAGCGAGGGACATCATCGCCAACCGGCCCTTCAAGGACAGTGGCGACTTCTCCCGGAAGATCGAGGTGATCGGCCGCAAGCTGTGGAACGACAACAGGGCCAACCTCACCTTCTGA
- a CDS encoding DUF4397 domain-containing protein: MRHVFIPAALILTAAVGTVGAGPVTPQAPGTGSGSANFMLIDGTGRPGAVDVYVDGTLVDRQMLATDQPGRLHLRPGRHQVTVKSSYAGTVLASTGVDVQAGRPYALSFQNDWRVVDYTLNVSSGDRAVWRAMNTN; this comes from the coding sequence ATGAGACACGTCTTCATCCCCGCCGCCCTGATCCTGACCGCCGCCGTGGGCACCGTGGGGGCCGGGCCGGTCACCCCGCAGGCCCCGGGGACGGGAAGCGGAAGCGCCAACTTCATGCTCATCGACGGCACCGGCCGTCCTGGAGCGGTGGACGTCTACGTGGACGGCACGCTGGTGGATCGTCAGATGCTCGCCACGGACCAGCCGGGCCGGTTGCACCTGAGGCCCGGCCGGCATCAGGTCACGGTCAAGTCGAGCTACGCGGGAACCGTGCTGGCCTCGACCGGCGTGGACGTGCAGGCTGGCCGCCCCTACGCACTGAGCTTCCAGAACGACTGGAGGGTGGTGGATTACACCCTGAACGTGTCCAGCGGTGACCGCGCGGTCTGGCGGGCGATGAACACCAACTGA
- a CDS encoding undecaprenyl-diphosphate phosphatase, translated as MNPLVSAVFLGVVEGLTEFLPVSSTGHLIVAERLIGYRDVGETFTIVIQLGAILAVVWFYLRELLDKLGALLRGQPQARRFWLNLVIASLPAAVVGLLFENAIKAVLFSPTTVALSLIVGGVILWVVEARRAQPTTVSVVDPQHTPEPDLYGVTPRQALTIGLAQAVAVIPGVSRSGASIVGGLLSGLDRVTATAFSFFMGIPVLGAAGLYSLYKARHTLGQIEGGAPALLVGTAVSFVTALLAVSWLLRYVSRHDFRSFAVYRVVFGAVILALVAAGALR; from the coding sequence GTGAATCCCCTGGTGAGCGCCGTGTTCCTCGGGGTGGTCGAGGGCCTGACGGAGTTCCTGCCGGTCTCCTCGACCGGGCACCTAATCGTCGCCGAGCGCCTAATCGGCTACCGCGACGTGGGCGAGACCTTTACCATCGTGATCCAGCTCGGGGCCATCCTGGCGGTGGTGTGGTTTTACCTGCGCGAACTGCTGGACAAGCTCGGTGCGCTCCTGAGGGGTCAACCCCAGGCCCGACGCTTCTGGCTCAACCTGGTGATCGCCTCGCTGCCCGCCGCCGTGGTGGGGTTGCTGTTCGAGAACGCCATCAAAGCCGTGCTGTTCTCGCCGACCACCGTGGCGCTCAGCCTGATCGTCGGCGGTGTCATCCTCTGGGTGGTTGAGGCGCGCCGGGCTCAGCCGACGACGGTGTCGGTCGTGGACCCGCAGCACACCCCGGAGCCCGATCTCTACGGCGTCACGCCCCGGCAGGCGCTGACCATCGGCCTCGCCCAGGCCGTGGCGGTGATTCCCGGCGTGTCGCGGAGCGGCGCGAGCATCGTGGGCGGGCTGCTGAGCGGCCTGGACCGGGTGACGGCGACCGCCTTCTCGTTTTTCATGGGCATCCCGGTGCTGGGCGCGGCGGGGCTGTACAGCCTGTACAAGGCCCGGCACACGCTGGGACAGATCGAGGGCGGCGCGCCGGCCCTCCTCGTCGGCACCGCCGTGTCGTTCGTGACGGCGCTGCTGGCGGTGTCGTGGCTGCTGAGGTACGTGTCCCGCCACGATTTCCGGAGCTTCGCCGTGTACCGCGTCGTCTTCGGTGCCGTCATCCTGGCCCTGGTGGCGGCGGGAGCGCTGCGGTAG
- a CDS encoding response regulator transcription factor has protein sequence MRLLIVEDDPHIAELLSDGLTEEGYECDRAASAAEGRELARLFPYGLLILDVMLPEGIDAGYRLGRQLREGGLNTPILYLTARGTVEDRVEGLEAGGDDYLVKPFAFKELRARVRALLRRASGNAQNTVTLPGGWVMDLGGRELYATGVRAELTRREFALLELLVLNPGRAFSRDEIIERLWGGDGGAVEPKVIDVYVSTIRRKTTDVLIDTIRGTGYRLGRGEAM, from the coding sequence ATGAGACTCCTGATCGTCGAGGACGACCCCCATATCGCCGAACTGCTGAGCGACGGCCTGACCGAGGAGGGCTACGAGTGCGACCGGGCCGCGAGCGCCGCCGAGGGCCGCGAACTCGCCCGGCTGTTTCCCTACGGCCTGCTGATCCTGGACGTGATGCTCCCCGAGGGCATCGACGCCGGGTACCGACTGGGGCGGCAGCTCAGGGAGGGCGGCCTGAACACCCCCATCTTGTACCTCACCGCCCGGGGCACCGTCGAGGACCGGGTGGAGGGGCTGGAGGCGGGCGGGGACGACTACCTGGTCAAGCCGTTCGCGTTCAAGGAACTGCGGGCGCGGGTGCGGGCCCTGCTGCGGCGGGCGAGCGGCAACGCCCAGAACACGGTCACCCTGCCGGGGGGCTGGGTGATGGACCTGGGGGGCCGGGAACTCTACGCTACGGGCGTCCGTGCCGAGCTGACCCGCCGGGAGTTCGCGCTGCTGGAACTGCTGGTCCTGAACCCGGGCCGGGCCTTTTCGCGCGACGAGATCATCGAGCGCCTGTGGGGGGGTGATGGGGGGGCCGTGGAGCCCAAGGTGATCGACGTGTACGTCAGCACCATCCGCCGCAAGACCACCGACGTCCTGATCGACACCATCCGGGGCACCGGGTACCGGCTGGGCCGGGGTGAGGCGATGTGA
- a CDS encoding alkaline phosphatase family protein: protein MRRARRLWWVCPVLLSTAVAQPKSLPPFSHVFVLVLENTSAGDVLGNPNLPTLNALAREYGLATNYTGVAHPSLPNYVALLFGSTLGSRSDDPRQRFPGDNLALQLEHAGKTWKGYMQGLPGPGWDGPSAGTYAKKHNPLMLSSEIAGNPARARRVVPLEELDADLRSGTVPTFALIVPDLCHDLHGALTCWRGSGLERAGDAFVREWAAKIMASPAWKDHAALVITFDEGGGGDRAGGGGNVATVVVTSGGPRGVRSNRPSNHYSLLRTLEDAWGLPPLREAARATPMTDLFTR from the coding sequence GTGCGACGGGCTCGCCGCCTGTGGTGGGTGTGCCCCGTGCTGCTAAGCACAGCGGTGGCCCAACCTAAAAGCCTGCCGCCCTTCTCGCACGTGTTCGTGCTGGTGCTGGAAAACACCTCGGCGGGGGACGTGCTGGGCAACCCCAACCTGCCGACCCTGAACGCGCTCGCGCGGGAGTACGGTCTCGCCACGAACTACACAGGGGTCGCCCACCCCAGCCTGCCCAACTACGTGGCCCTGCTCTTCGGCAGCACCCTCGGCAGCCGCAGCGACGACCCCCGCCAGCGTTTCCCCGGGGACAACCTCGCCCTGCAACTGGAGCACGCGGGGAAGACCTGGAAGGGGTACATGCAGGGGTTGCCCGGCCCCGGGTGGGACGGCCCTTCGGCGGGCACCTACGCCAAGAAGCACAACCCCCTGATGCTCTCCTCCGAGATTGCCGGGAACCCGGCCCGCGCCCGGAGGGTGGTCCCCCTGGAGGAGCTGGACGCCGACCTGCGTTCCGGGACCGTCCCCACCTTCGCGCTGATCGTGCCCGACCTGTGCCACGACCTGCACGGGGCGCTGACCTGCTGGCGTGGCTCCGGGCTGGAGCGGGCCGGGGACGCCTTCGTGCGCGAGTGGGCCGCGAAGATCATGGCCTCCCCCGCCTGGAAGGACCACGCCGCCCTGGTGATCACCTTCGACGAGGGGGGCGGCGGAGACCGGGCCGGGGGTGGGGGCAACGTGGCGACGGTCGTGGTGACGAGTGGCGGCCCGCGCGGGGTGCGGTCGAACCGGCCCTCCAACCACTACAGCCTGCTGCGGACCCTGGAGGACGCCTGGGGGCTGCCCCCGCTGCGCGAGGCCGCGCGGGCGACGCCCATGACCGACCTGTTCACGCGCTGA
- a CDS encoding HAMP domain-containing sensor histidine kinase: MTRGGGRRVGWRPRDWSLRVKLTLGYALVFAVTILLGAVLVYFLARDSLTGSLDTTLRETASVAQGSIEDQNGRWTFSSELRPTGDLAIELLSPTGRPLARAGQEEHDQAIPLRVGFLSTAEHRVLTLPVDGGLFLRVSRPSDTLVELLETLARILSAGSVLMVIVACGAGYVLADRALRPVDAVARTAEGIARRGNYQERVPAAPGHDEMARLTSTVNAMLDQLEVTIEREKSFARIAAHELRTPLTVLKGRLDLTLERPREAADYQRALSGMQGRVDALITLSEGLLALARTDAPVHLERVELAGSAAAAVDALDEVARPAGRPVQLDLNESWVQAEEEGVGRALANLIENALKYGTGGVLVRVREREVTVRSAGPGPDQAQWTRLLEPFERGSGTQETAGSGLGLPLVAALARRWNAELLPRWEEGAFEVSLRFPA, translated from the coding sequence GTGACCCGGGGGGGCGGCCGGCGGGTGGGCTGGAGACCCCGGGACTGGAGCCTGCGGGTCAAGCTCACGCTGGGCTACGCGCTGGTCTTCGCGGTGACCATCCTGCTCGGGGCCGTGCTGGTGTACTTCCTGGCCCGGGACAGCCTGACGGGTTCGCTCGACACCACCTTGCGGGAGACGGCCAGCGTGGCGCAGGGCAGCATCGAGGACCAGAACGGCCGCTGGACCTTCTCGTCGGAGCTGAGACCGACCGGCGACCTGGCCATCGAACTGCTCTCGCCCACGGGGAGGCCGCTGGCCCGCGCGGGTCAGGAGGAGCACGACCAGGCCATCCCCCTGCGCGTGGGCTTTCTCTCGACGGCAGAGCACCGGGTGCTGACCCTGCCCGTGGACGGCGGGCTGTTCCTGCGGGTCTCCCGGCCCAGCGATACCCTGGTGGAGTTGCTGGAAACCCTGGCCCGTATCCTCAGCGCCGGCAGTGTGCTGATGGTCATCGTGGCCTGCGGGGCGGGGTATGTCCTGGCCGACCGGGCCCTGCGCCCGGTGGACGCGGTGGCCCGCACCGCCGAGGGCATCGCCCGGCGCGGCAATTACCAGGAGCGGGTGCCCGCCGCGCCCGGCCACGACGAGATGGCCCGGCTGACCTCCACCGTGAACGCGATGCTCGACCAGCTCGAGGTCACCATCGAGCGCGAGAAGAGCTTCGCCCGCATCGCCGCCCACGAGTTGCGCACGCCGCTGACCGTGCTCAAGGGCCGCCTCGACCTCACCCTGGAGCGCCCGCGTGAGGCCGCCGACTACCAGCGTGCCCTGAGCGGGATGCAGGGCCGGGTGGACGCGCTGATCACCCTCTCGGAGGGCCTGCTCGCCCTGGCCCGCACCGACGCCCCGGTGCATCTGGAACGGGTGGAACTGGCGGGCAGCGCCGCGGCGGCGGTGGACGCGCTCGACGAGGTGGCGCGCCCGGCGGGCCGGCCGGTGCAGCTCGACCTCAACGAAAGCTGGGTGCAGGCCGAGGAGGAGGGGGTGGGACGCGCCCTCGCCAACCTGATCGAGAACGCGCTCAAGTACGGCACGGGTGGCGTCCTGGTGCGGGTCCGGGAACGTGAGGTCACGGTGCGCAGCGCGGGCCCCGGGCCGGACCAGGCCCAGTGGACCCGGCTGCTGGAACCTTTCGAGCGCGGCTCGGGCACCCAGGAAACCGCCGGAAGCGGGCTGGGCCTGCCGCTGGTGGCCGCCCTCGCCCGGCGCTGGAATGCCGAACTCCTGCCCCGCTGGGAGGAAGGCGCCTTTGAGGTCAGCCTGCGTTTTCCGGCCTGA
- a CDS encoding COG4705 family protein: protein MDSTLTTEPLSPGRTLWSKVPEVTAFFWIVKVMATTVGETAADYLNRNLHLGLTGTTLLMSVLLALALIAQFRTKRYVPGVYWLSIVLISVVGTLITDNLTDNFGVSLWTSTGVFSVALIATFALWYRREGTLSIHSIFTPRREAYYWLAILFTFALGTAAGDLMAERLQLGYLPSALIFAGVIAAVALAHVYAGLNGILAFWLAYIVTRPLGASIGDYLSQGRDVGGLGLGSTALNAIFLASILAVVAYLTVSRRDQVRVTEAA, encoded by the coding sequence ATGGACTCGACCCTGACCACCGAACCCCTCAGCCCAGGCCGGACCCTCTGGAGCAAAGTTCCCGAGGTCACGGCGTTTTTCTGGATCGTCAAGGTGATGGCCACGACGGTCGGCGAGACGGCGGCGGACTACCTGAACCGCAACCTGCACCTCGGCCTCACCGGCACGACGCTGCTGATGAGCGTCCTGCTGGCGCTGGCCCTGATCGCCCAGTTCCGCACGAAACGTTACGTCCCCGGCGTCTACTGGTTGAGCATTGTGTTGATCAGCGTGGTCGGCACCCTGATCACCGACAACCTCACGGACAACTTCGGGGTCAGCCTGTGGACCAGCACCGGGGTCTTCAGCGTGGCCCTGATCGCGACCTTCGCCCTGTGGTATCGCCGTGAGGGCACCCTCTCGATCCACAGCATCTTCACCCCAAGGCGGGAGGCGTACTACTGGCTGGCCATTCTCTTCACCTTCGCGCTGGGCACGGCGGCGGGGGACCTGATGGCCGAACGGTTGCAGCTCGGCTACCTGCCCTCGGCACTGATCTTTGCGGGCGTGATCGCCGCCGTGGCGCTCGCCCACGTGTACGCCGGGCTGAACGGCATCCTGGCCTTCTGGCTCGCCTACATCGTGACCCGGCCGCTGGGCGCGTCCATCGGGGACTACCTCTCGCAGGGCCGGGACGTGGGCGGCCTGGGGCTGGGCAGCACGGCCCTCAACGCCATCTTCCTGGCCTCGATCCTGGCGGTGGTCGCCTACCTCACGGTCTCGCGCCGCGACCAGGTCCGGGTCACGGAGGCGGCCTGA
- a CDS encoding response regulator, whose amino-acid sequence MSKHLLIVEDDGADLELARLALEASEVQCDLSVARDGQEALDLLRGAGVLPDLVLLDLNTPRVSGHEVLAAVKGDATLQHVPVVVFTTSDEARDRTRANSAGADGYVLKPQHFEELIAALNELGQRWLTPLRPA is encoded by the coding sequence GTGTCCAAGCATCTGCTGATCGTGGAAGACGATGGAGCCGACCTGGAACTGGCGCGCCTGGCGCTGGAGGCGAGTGAGGTGCAGTGCGACCTGAGCGTGGCCCGCGACGGGCAGGAGGCGCTGGACCTGCTGCGGGGCGCGGGCGTGCTGCCCGACCTGGTGCTGCTGGACCTGAACACGCCGCGCGTCAGCGGGCACGAGGTGCTGGCGGCCGTCAAGGGTGACGCCACACTCCAGCATGTGCCCGTGGTGGTGTTCACCACCTCGGACGAGGCGCGGGACCGGACGAGGGCGAACTCGGCGGGGGCCGACGGGTACGTCCTCAAACCGCAACACTTCGAGGAGCTGATCGCCGCCCTGAACGAGCTCGGCCAGCGCTGGCTCACACCCCTGCGCCCGGCCTGA